A genomic stretch from Chitinophaga agri includes:
- a CDS encoding helix-turn-helix domain-containing protein, producing the protein MASRLHMSYRQYKPHPALSEYIDAFWIVEGEGQSLIKSNILPDGCVDIIINMGDHCRNDSGAVTMESGGAYLVGTMTTSKVSFVNADNKLVGIRFKPAAFAAFYKFSPLHAITDRTIEFERALSPDPDKLISKPIPYLNSFFLSRYVRPRHCLSSVVQDIKMSGGQIAISELAKRHHMTARQLERHFQQYIGTTPKEFTNIVRFQSAVSQIKQQPDRRSLLSIAVDCGYYDHAHLTNDIKKYAGFTPSQI; encoded by the coding sequence ATGGCTTCGAGACTTCACATGAGCTACCGCCAATATAAACCTCATCCCGCATTATCCGAATACATCGATGCATTCTGGATAGTGGAAGGAGAAGGTCAATCGCTTATCAAATCTAATATTTTGCCTGATGGCTGTGTTGATATCATTATCAATATGGGCGATCATTGCAGGAATGATAGTGGTGCAGTCACTATGGAGTCAGGGGGGGCATATTTGGTTGGGACAATGACGACTTCGAAGGTATCATTCGTCAATGCAGACAATAAGCTGGTCGGTATCAGGTTTAAACCAGCCGCATTCGCAGCGTTTTATAAGTTCTCCCCACTGCATGCAATTACTGACCGGACAATTGAATTTGAGCGGGCTCTTTCGCCTGATCCGGATAAACTGATCTCCAAACCTATACCATACCTAAATAGCTTCTTCCTGAGCAGATATGTGCGTCCCAGACATTGTCTTTCATCAGTCGTGCAAGACATTAAAATGTCAGGTGGGCAAATTGCCATTAGTGAACTGGCGAAGCGGCATCACATGACGGCCAGACAACTGGAAAGGCATTTTCAGCAATACATTGGTACAACGCCCAAAGAGTTTACAAATATTGTACGTTTTCAGTCCGCCGTTTCCCAGATAAAACAACAGCCGGACAGGAGAAGTTTATTATCTATTGCTGTTGATTGTGGATACTACGATCATGCTCATCTGACCAATGATATTAAAAAATACGCTGGATTTACACCCTCTCAGATTTGA
- a CDS encoding response regulator, whose translation MISIPDLRVILIDDNEVDLLLHERLITLQQISRTVLAFNNANKALEFLSSNISLPRIPPTVLLLDIQMPEMDGFEFLEAFYSYPAKIKSQCHVIMVSSSLDYGDLSRTYANPMVFKLLKKPLLITELKNAINEIFREIQ comes from the coding sequence ATGATTTCGATTCCTGATTTACGCGTTATACTGATTGATGACAATGAAGTTGATCTGCTGCTGCATGAGCGTTTGATAACGTTGCAACAGATCAGCAGGACTGTGCTTGCATTTAATAACGCAAACAAGGCACTCGAATTCCTGTCCTCTAATATTTCGCTACCCCGCATTCCCCCGACGGTATTGCTGCTGGACATACAAATGCCTGAGATGGATGGTTTCGAATTCCTGGAAGCGTTCTACAGTTATCCGGCCAAGATCAAATCGCAGTGTCATGTGATCATGGTTTCATCTTCCCTGGATTATGGAGATCTTAGTCGCACTTACGCTAATCCGATGGTGTTTAAGCTGCTGAAAAAACCGCTGCTAATAACAGAGTTGAAGAACGCAATAAATGAGATCTTCAGGGAGATACAATAA
- a CDS encoding sensor histidine kinase, with protein MKDNRIRILYIDDEVHNLNAFKAGFRRSYEIYTANSAQEGKQLLKSIDVHIIIADQKMPVSTGVEFFNEIKDTLPDPMRILLTGYTDVEDIIDAINKGHIFSYIKKPWDEIELHRTINNAFEIYNTRRQLKEKILELEKINDELNRFIYSTSHDLRSPLMSVLGIINLSRLDNSVTDPNGYLNMIEVCILKLDGFIQKIIEYYRNSRLDVEYEKITFEHLIQECIASFRHQNTAIEFQVEVDQPVDFKGDTFRISVILNNLISNAVKYQKPDESHPKVNLTVKVEPHKATLCIEDNGIGILSEHLNNIFKMFFRSKNNNKPGSGIGLYIVKEALNKIGGTINVESKYGEGTLFEISIPNRNDFDS; from the coding sequence ATGAAAGACAACCGTATCAGGATCTTGTATATTGATGATGAAGTTCATAACCTCAATGCTTTTAAGGCAGGATTCCGGAGAAGTTATGAAATTTACACCGCTAATTCCGCACAGGAAGGCAAACAATTACTCAAAAGCATTGACGTCCATATCATCATAGCGGACCAAAAGATGCCAGTATCCACCGGGGTTGAATTTTTCAATGAGATAAAAGACACCCTGCCAGATCCAATGCGCATCCTGCTGACAGGTTATACGGACGTAGAAGATATCATTGACGCTATCAATAAAGGTCACATCTTCTCCTATATCAAAAAACCATGGGACGAGATAGAACTGCATCGTACCATTAATAATGCTTTTGAGATATATAATACCCGCAGGCAACTGAAAGAAAAGATCCTGGAGCTGGAAAAGATCAATGATGAGCTAAACCGCTTCATCTATTCCACCTCCCATGACCTTCGCTCTCCGCTGATGTCCGTGCTTGGTATTATCAACCTTAGCCGCCTGGATAATTCCGTAACAGATCCGAACGGATACCTCAACATGATTGAAGTATGTATCCTCAAGCTGGATGGGTTTATCCAAAAGATCATTGAATACTATCGTAATTCAAGATTGGATGTTGAGTATGAGAAGATTACCTTTGAACATCTGATCCAGGAATGTATCGCCTCATTCCGGCATCAGAACACGGCCATCGAATTCCAGGTGGAAGTTGATCAGCCGGTAGACTTTAAAGGAGATACTTTCCGCATCAGCGTTATTCTGAATAACCTTATTTCGAATGCAGTAAAGTATCAGAAACCGGATGAAAGCCATCCGAAAGTAAATCTGACAGTAAAGGTGGAACCACATAAAGCCACCCTGTGTATTGAAGACAATGGTATTGGTATACTAAGTGAACACCTCAATAATATATTTAAAATGTTCTTCCGCTCCAAGAATAACAACAAACCAGGTAGTGGTATTGGATTATATATCGTGAAAGAAGCGTTGAATAAAATTGGCGGTACTATCAACGTTGAGTCAAAGTATGGAGAAGGTACCCTATTTGAAATAAGCATTCCAAACAGAAATGATTTCGATTCCTGA
- a CDS encoding sensor histidine kinase has product MFRFIALLLLAILGYQQLQAAPPFVYRNNMPLTRIGKYLEIYTDKTNSLDINAVSRQSFSSPGENVPNLQITSYTHWVRFSITNESELKDLLLEVEYPTIDDITLYELLPDSTYKTTRLGEFTSYSNRPVDHQNYIFPLHQPPNTTRQYYLRVIAGEQLQLPIYVGTRDQVSEKNDYRELIFGLYIGVILAMSFYNLFLYISTKDNSYLTYVSYNVFVGLTQATLQGYTFRFLYPDSPWIAQHATVLVPILNGLTALLFIQQFLLTKQYYKPGHRLINILIYLYLGCFIPALMNEFIIAQIWVQMVVGAAAVSVFYVSLRMSLKGYSSARFFLIAWSVFLLSVLVFVLRNANVLPYNEFTYYALQIGSGMEALLLSFALAYKINLFKAEALRASQENEHLVREQNIILEEKVTQRTEELQTSNEELNVALKNLKEAQTQLVEREKMASLGQLTAGIAHEINNPINFVTSNIKPLKLDIQDIRSLLDKYDELPNSPDIQGTLKEIAAYKQQIDIDYIHEEISSLIKGIEDGASRTSEIVRGLRTFSRLDESDVKSVDLHEGIDSTLVLLKNNIPSNVKVIKDYGSLPKIECYAGKINQVFMNILTNAFNAIKTNNQDREEAVTITTREENGLALISIKDTGPGMTEQVKQKIFDPFFTTKDVGEGTGLGLSIVFSIIEKHNGRIEVITAPDKGAEFIIYLPMSVTAQAS; this is encoded by the coding sequence ATGTTCCGATTTATCGCTCTATTGCTACTTGCTATCTTAGGTTACCAGCAACTGCAGGCGGCCCCCCCTTTCGTATACCGAAATAATATGCCCTTAACCCGGATCGGTAAATACCTCGAAATATACACCGACAAAACGAATTCACTGGATATCAATGCCGTCAGCAGACAATCATTCAGCTCACCGGGTGAAAACGTACCTAATTTACAGATCACTTCCTATACCCACTGGGTACGCTTCTCTATTACCAACGAGTCTGAACTGAAAGACCTGTTACTGGAAGTAGAATACCCCACCATCGACGATATTACGCTGTACGAACTACTACCCGACAGCACTTACAAAACAACCCGGCTGGGAGAGTTCACCAGCTACAGCAACAGACCTGTAGACCACCAGAACTATATTTTCCCTCTCCATCAGCCACCTAATACAACACGACAGTATTATCTGCGGGTGATTGCCGGAGAACAACTACAACTACCCATCTACGTGGGTACCCGGGATCAGGTATCTGAAAAGAACGATTACCGCGAACTGATATTTGGCTTATACATCGGGGTTATACTGGCCATGTCTTTCTATAACCTGTTCCTGTATATATCCACCAAAGACAATAGCTACCTGACCTACGTATCGTATAACGTATTTGTCGGGCTGACACAAGCCACGCTTCAGGGCTATACCTTTCGTTTCCTCTATCCTGATAGTCCCTGGATCGCACAGCATGCGACAGTACTCGTACCTATACTGAACGGCCTGACTGCGCTATTGTTCATACAACAGTTCCTGCTGACCAAACAATATTACAAGCCCGGCCACCGGCTGATCAATATACTCATCTACCTCTATCTCGGCTGTTTCATACCTGCCCTGATGAACGAGTTCATTATTGCTCAGATATGGGTACAAATGGTAGTAGGAGCCGCAGCAGTCTCTGTCTTCTATGTATCTCTGCGAATGAGCCTGAAAGGATATAGCTCTGCGCGCTTCTTCCTGATCGCATGGTCCGTGTTCCTGCTCAGCGTACTGGTATTCGTACTAAGAAATGCCAATGTGCTGCCATATAATGAATTCACCTACTACGCATTACAGATCGGTTCAGGTATGGAAGCCCTTCTGCTGTCTTTTGCACTGGCTTACAAGATCAACCTGTTCAAAGCCGAAGCCCTCCGCGCTTCCCAGGAAAATGAACACCTGGTAAGAGAACAAAATATCATCCTGGAAGAAAAAGTGACGCAACGCACAGAAGAGCTACAAACATCCAATGAAGAACTCAACGTAGCACTGAAAAACCTGAAAGAAGCCCAGACCCAGCTGGTGGAAAGAGAAAAAATGGCTTCCCTCGGTCAGCTGACAGCCGGTATTGCCCATGAGATAAATAATCCGATCAATTTTGTCACATCTAATATAAAGCCCCTCAAGCTCGATATTCAGGACATCAGATCTTTACTGGATAAATATGATGAACTGCCAAACAGTCCGGACATCCAGGGGACTCTGAAAGAAATTGCGGCCTATAAACAACAGATAGATATTGATTATATTCACGAAGAGATTTCCTCACTCATTAAAGGTATTGAAGATGGTGCGTCAAGAACCTCGGAAATTGTCCGCGGATTACGTACCTTCAGCAGACTGGACGAAAGTGATGTAAAATCCGTAGACCTGCACGAAGGAATCGACAGCACATTGGTATTGCTCAAAAATAATATCCCCTCAAATGTAAAAGTGATTAAAGACTATGGCTCATTACCCAAAATAGAATGTTATGCCGGCAAGATAAACCAGGTGTTCATGAACATCCTGACCAACGCATTCAACGCTATTAAGACCAACAACCAGGACCGGGAAGAAGCGGTTACGATCACTACCAGGGAAGAGAATGGCCTGGCCCTCATTAGTATAAAAGACACTGGCCCCGGAATGACTGAGCAGGTGAAACAGAAAATCTTCGATCCGTTCTTTACCACAAAAGACGTTGGCGAAGGAACCGGATTAGGTCTTTCCATTGTATTCAGCATCATTGAAAAGCACAATGGACGCATTGAAGTGATCACCGCGCCGGACAAAGGTGCAGAATTTATTATATATTTACCCATGAGTGTAACTGCTCAGGCGTCTTAG